The DNA segment GCTCCGGCAGCGCCCCAAAAGCCATAGACTTCGGGCAAGCGCTCAATCCCCAACGGTTCGAGCCATTGCTGCACTAAGCCACGTGGCCCGAGCACCGCAATAATCGCCCAAGCCCCGATGTACGAAGGAATCGCCATTGGCAGCATAATTAATGTTAGCCAAATTCGCGCTCCTGGTAAATTGGTGCGAGTGGTAAGCCAAGCTAAGGGCAAACCGATCAAGAGCGAGCCAGCAGTCACCGTGATCGCCAACAGCGCCGAGCCAGTAAACACTCGCAAGGTGCTAGGGCGTTGTAATTGAGCCCATGCTGCCGAGCCGGCCTCACTGGTGCGTAACAGCAAATAGCCAACTGGCAAAACCATAATTAACGCAATCAGGCCAGCACTGATCGTTAAGAACAGTGCTGACCAACGGCCAGATCGAAAGCGCAAATGTTTAAAAACCATAGCTCAATCTAGCAAGCTAGGCTTGCAATCACGTGCTTATTGGATAGCCCCAACATCTTGCAACAATTCTAAGGTTCCTTGCAAATCTTTCAAATTGCTCAGATCGATGTTTGGGGTAATAATTTCGCCCAATGGCTTGATTGCTGGGTTGGTAATAATTCCAGCTACCAATGGATATTCATTGGTTTTATCGGCGAAATAAAGTTGGGCACCGTCGCTCAACAAATAATTAGCAAAGATTTGAGCGGCTTCAGGGTTCTTGGCAGTTTTGAGCACACCCACACCAGCCACATTCACCAACGAGCCAATATCGCCATTACCGAAGTAGTGGTTGGCAGCCTTGGCATCAGGTTGCTCTTTTTTCAAGGCAAACAAGTAGTAGTGATTGACCAAGCCAGTATCAACTTCGCCACTCGCAACGGCTTTGACAATCGCTGAGTTCGATTCATAGACTTTAACGTCGTTGGCAATCATGCCTTCGAGCCATTGTTTGGCCACATCTTCACCTTGGCTCACCCGCAATGCGGTAACAAAGGCTTGCAATGAACCGTTGGTTGGAGCCCAAGCGACCCGACCTTTCCACTCTGGTTTGGTCAAATCAAGAATCGAAGCTGGCAAATCGGTGCTGGTCAAGACATCGGTGTTATAAACCAAAACCCGAGCACGACCCGAAGCACCAACCCATGTGCCTTCGCTGGAAACAAACCGTGGATCAACCAAGTTCAACAATGACCGATCAAGTTGCACAAAGCGATCGCTCAATGCGCCTAAGGCTCCGGCATCTTGGCCGAAGAAGACATCGGCTGGGCTATTATCGCCTTCTTCAAGAATTTGCGCGGCCATTTCAGCAGTATCGCCATAGCGTACTTCGACGGCAATCCCAGTTTCTTGGGTAAAAAGCTCCAACAAAGGAGCAACTAAGCT comes from the Chloroflexota bacterium genome and includes:
- a CDS encoding iron ABC transporter substrate-binding protein: MKLVRSLMLLLCLSIVIAACGGEATPTAAPAPTTAAATPTTASAAEATATVEVTAVAEVSPTVPTTTTTEPAGGSLVVYSGRSESLVAPLLELFTQETGIAVEVRYGDTAEMAAQILEEGDNSPADVFFGQDAGALGALSDRFVQLDRSLLNLVDPRFVSSEGTWVGASGRARVLVYNTDVLTSTDLPASILDLTKPEWKGRVAWAPTNGSLQAFVTALRVSQGEDVAKQWLEGMIANDVKVYESNSAIVKAVASGEVDTGLVNHYYLFALKKEQPDAKAANHYFGNGDIGSLVNVAGVGVLKTAKNPEAAQIFANYLLSDGAQLYFADKTNEYPLVAGIITNPAIKPLGEIITPNIDLSNLKDLQGTLELLQDVGAIQ